One Polypterus senegalus isolate Bchr_013 chromosome 10, ASM1683550v1, whole genome shotgun sequence DNA segment encodes these proteins:
- the LOC120538273 gene encoding endonuclease domain-containing 1 protein-like produces MKLDDPSKHGDMLDINDNVKEDTKIKESQPVEIEYDNTKYYDTKYTRVYLTPSEYQMSTCSQSATYTLTNAPPVPADFVTAWADIIKGIKMELNESCYLVHGAITHKEGKWIPDKKHERVAVPELVWMAYCCPGIQKVFLGHSDDEETINFEVPNKKLKLKRREVIEILLPELSAILQTHLNFKTKCEKFCLGP; encoded by the exons ATGAAG CTGGATGATCCAAGTAAACACGGTGACATGTTGGACATCAATGACAATGTGAAAGAGgacacaaaaattaaagaaagccaaCCAGTAGAGATTGAGTACGACAACACCAAGTATTACGACACAAAGTACACCAGAGTGTATTTAACTCCCTCAGAATACCAGATGAGCACCTGCAGCCAAAGTGCGACCTACACTCTGACCAATGCGCCACCTGTCCCCGCCGACTTTGTGACAGCATGGGCGGACATCATTAAAGGGATCAAGATGGAGTTAAATGAAAGCTGCTATTTGGTCCATGGAGCCATTACCCACAAGGAAGGCAAGTGGATCCCAGACAAGAAACATGAGCGAGTGGCTGTCCCAGAGCTCGTATGGATGGCTTACTGCTGCCCGGGTATCCAGAAAGTGTTTCTTGGCCACAGTGATGATGAGGAAACAATCAACTTTGAAGTGCCCAACAAAAAGTTAAAGCTGAAACGCCGAGAAGTAATCGAGATTCTACTGCCGGAGCTGAGCGCCATCCTGCAAACTCATTTGAATTTCAAG ACCAAATGCGAGAAATTCTGCCTGGGCCCttga